The sequence AACGGTGATCCCGTATTACGAGCGCTTCTTGGCTCGCTTGCCGAACGTACGCGCGCTAGCGAGCGCAGACATCGACGAAGTGCTCTCGCTTTGGAGCGGCCTCGGGTACTACCGCCGAGCGCGCGAGCTGCATCGGTGTGCTCGAGAGGTCGTCGAAAAGCACGACGGCGCGTTCCCTGCGGACGTCGAGGCTTTGCGTGCGCTGCGCGGAATCGGCCCGTATACGGCCGGCGCGATCGCCAGCATCGCATTCGACAACCCCGCAGCGCTCGTCGATGGAAACGTGGCTCGCGTGCTCGCGCGCATCTTCGCCATCGAGCTCGACATGAAGAGCACCGCGGGCATGCGCGAAGCGTGGGCCACGGCCGAACGCATCGTTCCAAAGGACGAACCAGGCAAGTTCAATCAAGCGCTCATGGAGCTTGGTGCGACCATTTGCCTTCCTCGCGATCCCGGATGTTTGGTTTGTCCTGTGCGCGAACACTGTGTTGCGCGAGCACAGGGCAAGGAACGCGACTTGCCCGTGATGAGCGCGAAGCGAGCGTCTCCCAAGGTGCCGCTGGTCGCTGCGGTTCTCGAGCACGAAGGTTTGATCTTGTTTGCCCGTCGCAAAGAAGGCGGTCTGTTCGGCGGCTTGTGGGAACCGCCCATGGTGCCAGCAAGCTCGATCATCGATGCACGATCTGCGCTCGAAGGAGCAGGCGTGGAATCGAACGTGCGTTTGTCCAAGGTAGGTCGAGTGGGTCACGTCCTGACGCACCGCGAGCTCGACGTGATCGTTTGTCGCGGCCAAGGGCGACCCGTCGCGATCCTCGATGCACCAACGACCGAACCTTACGAAAAGCTCGCATGGCTTCCGCGTGAACCCACGGGCATTGGCATCTCCACGCTTGCCAAGAAGGTCCTTGCCGCGGCTGCGCCTCGTTCGAGAACGGCCTCGCAGCAACGCAAAGAGGGCGCGTAGACACGCCAAAATTCTGCAAGCGCCCATTTTGCGTGCGAACGGCAAGCCTGCCGGGTTAAGACCCGTCGGCGATTCGCATGCGCCACCGATGCCTCCCGAAAGCCCTCGCGACGATCGGGTTTCTCCTGTCGATGGAGTCGAACGCCCATGCGGCTGATGCGGCGTCGACGGATCCCAAACTGCTATCGGCGGTGGAGCGTGAGGCGCGCTTGCGGGAGCTCGACGCACCGGTTCGACGTTACGCTCGCGTGCTTGCAGGCATTGGGTTTGGCGGCGGATTGCGGTTCAACAATCCGTATCGATTGGCAACGCAATTTGGGACGACGGGTGAATCGCTGAGTGCGACGGCGCCTTACGTCACGCTGTCCGCTGCAGCTACTTTCGGAGCTCCCGACGGGCTTCAGCACGGCGGCTTCACGTCGATCAGCTTTGCCCTGACGGGCGTGGATCAAGCGGTGCTCACGCCCGGTTACATGCTTCTGTATCGAGGGCCCTCGCGCTTGCTCGGGTATGCGCGCGTGGGACCAGCGTTCGTTCTTTCTCCTCAAACCAACGTAGGCGGAGAGATCGCGGTGGGAAGCGTCTTCTTCTTGACCGGGGGGCTCGGTGTCTCGCTCGATCTTGCGGGAAACATCTTCTATGGCGCCAGTACGTGGGAGAAAAAGTACCCGGTTTACCCAATCGTTTCGGTAACCGCGGGCTTGGTCGTGGACCTCGAGGTTTTGCCGTGAAGGTTGGAGATCAAAGGGTTCGTCACCGCGTCGCAGTGCTAAACCTTGCCGCCGTGCTCGTGCTCGTCGTTGCTGCACCAACGGTTGGCGACATCGGGAGTTGCGGCGCCGAGCCTTCGGATCTCGATGCAGTCACGTTCTTCAAGAAAAAGGCCGAGCTCGATTGTGCTCGGTGTCGTGAGTGCGGATTCGTCACGGCTGCTTGCACGCGCGCGTGCGACCCTACACAAGCCCCAACGGCGTTTCCGGAAGGATGTTTTCCCATCCAGCACGATGGTGACGTTTGTCTCCGCGCACTCGAAGCGACCGCATGCGATGGCTATGCGACCTTCGTCGCTGACCAAGGTGCGACGACGCCGACCGAATGCAACTTCTGTCCGGTCGGAGGAGCTCCATGATGCGCGGCCCTTCGTGGCTCGTACGGGTGTTTGTCCTGGCGATCGTTCTTGCGAGCGTGGCGTGCGCACCTCTTCGGCCAGTTGCGACGTCTCACGATGAATGGATCGCGTATCGAAAAACGCGGACGTCTCCAACGCTCGAAGGCCGCATCGTCGCCGCAGCGAGATACCTCGCACGTTACCCGGATGGCGCGTTCGCTCCGGACACGCGCAAGTTTTACCAAGTTGCAGAGCCGCTTTATTTTGAGCACCTACGAAATGCTCACGACGGCCTCTACACGTACTTGGCCGCGCTCCCTCGCGGCCCACACGCGGACGAAGCCAAGCAGCTCCTCTACAGGCAAAATGAAAAGCCCCGCGGCCCCACGGGTTTCGACAGCGGATTGATGACCGTCGATGCTCAGATTGCCGCAGTCGCGGCGCAGCGAACCGAAGCGCGGGAAGAGATTTTGACAGCGGTGCGCATGTGGCTCGATCCGGCGGCCTTCGACAAACCCATCTCCGAGGCGAAGCCGACGCTCGTGATTCCGTGGAGTTTGTCTTTGCCACAGGCGCGATGCGGCAGCGTCGAAGAGCCG is a genomic window of Polyangiaceae bacterium containing:
- the mutY gene encoding A/G-specific adenine glycosylase — protein: MKKKNLTTSEDKPNVLAPALVRWFDKSARNLPWRRTRDPYAIWLSEVMLQQTRVETVIPYYERFLARLPNVRALASADIDEVLSLWSGLGYYRRARELHRCAREVVEKHDGAFPADVEALRALRGIGPYTAGAIASIAFDNPAALVDGNVARVLARIFAIELDMKSTAGMREAWATAERIVPKDEPGKFNQALMELGATICLPRDPGCLVCPVREHCVARAQGKERDLPVMSAKRASPKVPLVAAVLEHEGLILFARRKEGGLFGGLWEPPMVPASSIIDARSALEGAGVESNVRLSKVGRVGHVLTHRELDVIVCRGQGRPVAILDAPTTEPYEKLAWLPREPTGIGISTLAKKVLAAAAPRSRTASQQRKEGA